One Obesumbacterium proteus DNA window includes the following coding sequences:
- a CDS encoding OmpA family protein — protein MSTTYKRALWAWGGLLALLLCLVWLPLTLLGQIIAIVMVLLVVVIGWRRAGRVNAHVMEATADLPPEHFRHPVVVVCGDGVDALFGLANVRETPQGCYLRLPPDLRLVDFVDSMLAQRAGWSEQISILRVINPQQQSDTAVLAGQMRELCYQVSRVSKLCGRDTPVLFTSYLAIANAHQPDELWFEWLAGQAENSVGIGRSAPRALADWLVANRSDEGDALRAERFQCAVTVKSWREWMAEFVLPHCQRQEHSAPACRPVAIALSPVAALPASAGNHSLWQQWLASKTTLGDGANSETVNAETSSVLAFPDRLLRLLPQQSGFTPLRRTQAWGIGLFTLAAIAALGSSAWHNRQLLRQVSDDIQRYNAIRMTDYVAKKHAVDVLIQDEVLLDNNYRQGVPLRMGLGLYPGERLRQPLLATIATYLPPPPEKVQEKAKVVIPKAVRLDSLSLFDTNSAKLKAGSTKVLVSALVDIKAQPGWLIVIAGHTDSTGNPQRNVTLSQARAEAVRDWMRSMGDIPMTCFAVQGYGASQPIASNETDVGRAANRRVDIRLVPEAGACKLPAKASDF, from the coding sequence ATGAGCACCACCTATAAGCGCGCCCTATGGGCATGGGGCGGATTGCTCGCGCTGTTACTGTGTCTGGTTTGGTTGCCGCTGACGCTGTTGGGGCAAATTATCGCCATCGTAATGGTTTTACTGGTGGTGGTTATCGGTTGGCGGCGCGCAGGGCGTGTGAATGCCCATGTGATGGAGGCCACCGCTGATTTACCGCCTGAGCATTTCCGTCATCCGGTGGTGGTGGTGTGCGGCGACGGCGTTGATGCGCTGTTTGGCCTCGCCAACGTAAGAGAAACGCCGCAGGGCTGTTATCTGCGTTTACCGCCTGATCTTCGCTTGGTGGATTTTGTTGATTCTATGCTGGCGCAGCGTGCTGGTTGGAGTGAACAAATCAGCATCTTGCGGGTGATTAACCCACAGCAGCAAAGCGATACCGCCGTGCTCGCGGGGCAAATGCGTGAGCTCTGTTATCAGGTTTCACGCGTCAGCAAGCTGTGTGGCCGAGATACGCCGGTGCTGTTCACCAGCTATTTGGCTATCGCCAACGCCCATCAGCCCGATGAACTGTGGTTTGAGTGGCTGGCAGGGCAGGCGGAAAACAGCGTCGGCATTGGCCGTTCGGCACCGCGCGCGCTGGCTGACTGGCTTGTGGCGAATCGTAGCGATGAAGGTGACGCGCTGCGCGCTGAACGCTTCCAGTGTGCGGTCACGGTCAAAAGCTGGCGCGAATGGATGGCTGAATTTGTGTTGCCACACTGCCAGCGTCAGGAACATTCGGCTCCGGCCTGTCGACCGGTAGCGATTGCACTATCGCCGGTCGCGGCGCTGCCTGCATCAGCGGGTAATCACTCGCTGTGGCAGCAGTGGTTAGCAAGTAAAACCACGCTTGGCGATGGGGCGAATAGCGAAACGGTAAACGCTGAAACGAGCTCTGTGCTGGCTTTTCCCGATCGCTTACTCCGCCTGTTGCCTCAGCAGTCGGGGTTTACTCCGCTGCGCCGGACGCAGGCATGGGGCATTGGGCTATTTACGCTGGCAGCGATTGCGGCCTTAGGCAGCTCCGCGTGGCATAACCGCCAGCTTTTGCGGCAGGTAAGTGACGATATCCAGCGCTACAACGCGATTCGCATGACCGACTACGTGGCGAAAAAGCACGCGGTTGACGTGCTGATCCAAGACGAAGTGCTGTTGGATAACAACTATCGACAGGGTGTTCCGCTGCGCATGGGGTTAGGGCTGTATCCGGGTGAGCGCTTGCGCCAGCCGTTACTGGCGACGATTGCTACCTATTTGCCACCGCCACCGGAAAAAGTGCAGGAAAAAGCCAAGGTGGTGATCCCCAAAGCGGTGCGCTTAGACAGCCTGTCGCTGTTTGATACCAACAGCGCGAAGCTAAAAGCGGGTTCCACCAAGGTGTTGGTCAGTGCGCTAGTCGACATCAAAGCGCAGCCGGGCTGGCTGATTGTGATCGCCGGACATACCGATTCCACCGGTAATCCGCAGCGCAATGTCACGCTCTCCCAAGCACGCGCCGAAGCGGTACGCGATTGGATGCGCAGCATGGGGGATATTCCGATGACCTGTTTCGCGGTGCAGGGATATGGCGCAAGTCAGCCTATCGCCAGCAATGAAACCGACGTTGGCCGAGCGGCTAATCGACGGGTAGATATTCGTCTGGTGCCAGAGGCGGGAGCCTGCAAGCTGCCCGCCAAGGCATCAGATTTTTAA
- a CDS encoding Hcp family type VI secretion system effector, producing MAIPAYLWLKDDGGADIKGSVDVQKREGSIEMVALEHSLYIPTDNNTGKLTGTRIHTPLVFTKEVDASSPYLYKAVTSGQTLKSAEIKWYKIDDAGQEVEYFNTKLENVKVVKVAPKMWDIKDPSKEKHNHLEEIEFRYEKITWTFKDGNIIHSDSWNERASA from the coding sequence ATGGCAATTCCAGCATATCTGTGGCTGAAAGACGACGGCGGCGCAGACATTAAAGGTTCAGTAGACGTACAAAAACGTGAAGGCAGCATCGAAATGGTCGCGCTGGAACACTCTCTGTACATCCCTACCGACAACAACACCGGCAAACTGACCGGTACTCGTATCCATACTCCTCTGGTATTCACCAAAGAGGTGGACGCATCTAGCCCTTATCTCTACAAAGCCGTGACTTCTGGCCAGACCCTGAAGTCTGCCGAAATCAAATGGTACAAGATCGATGACGCGGGTCAAGAAGTGGAATACTTCAACACCAAGCTCGAAAACGTCAAAGTCGTGAAAGTCGCGCCAAAAATGTGGGATATCAAAGACCCATCGAAAGAAAAACACAACCATCTGGAAGAGATTGAGTTCCGTTACGAGAAGATCACTTGGACCTTCAAAGACGGCAACATCATTCATTCTGACTCTTGGAATGAGCGCGCTTCAGCGTAA
- a CDS encoding type VI secretion system Vgr family protein, whose protein sequence is MLNTAAQLMFDHSHHVLKVWDNTAPLDVLAFTGEEHLSQPYRYTIEFTSSAKDIQPAQMLMQDAIFTLNATPNALASLGAALSMTPPVMQALRTVHGVIQRFKRLSTSRDESRYEVTLVPRLALLAKSHQHAIYQNLSVPEIVEKILRDRHGFKGQDFLFTLAHTYPKRELVMQYGENDLQFISRLLAEIGIWFRFTADPKLNIDVVEFYDDQQHYQFGTSLPLRNPSGMNDVGVESVWGLTSAHQVVENRVTTRDYNYRQAQSWMDGDVDVTRGDKTTYGEAYHYADNYLAAGDKNSPQSESESGAFYARLRHERYLNQQTLLHGFTTSAALSPGQELKVDGDAPEAFRQGAVIVAISSKARRDQSYEVEFTAIPYSENVCFRPEPSAKPVMAGTIPARVTSTVVNDTYSHIDKDGRYRVSFDFDRDEWQAGCESLWVRQARPYAGDTYGLHAPLLAGTEVAIAFEEGNPDRPYIAYALHDSKHGDHVTLQNYKRNVLRTPANNKLRLDDERGKEHIKLSTEYGGKTQLNLGHLVDSQKQQRGEGFELRTDDWGAIRAGKGIFISADGQPKAGGKVLEMDQAVSLIKGAISQMTDWGTITQSHHNLQPESESLKNYLTQATQLTGAALLMSAPQGIGAVSPETVMLQSGKALYLQSQGEINLASAQRISANSSQAISLLAQQEGMRLVSGKGALTIESHADTMALTALKDVTIQSVQGHLQLTAKNGITIGCGGAYIRLTPQGEIEIHGPSRLSLKGTHVWDTPASEDFPLPELPQSVCKECLKKAQEEAAGFVLRQ, encoded by the coding sequence ATGTTAAATACTGCGGCTCAACTGATGTTTGACCACAGCCACCATGTGCTGAAGGTCTGGGACAATACGGCTCCGCTGGACGTGTTGGCGTTCACTGGCGAAGAGCATCTCAGCCAGCCTTATCGCTACACCATTGAATTCACCAGCTCGGCCAAAGACATCCAGCCCGCGCAGATGCTGATGCAGGACGCCATATTCACTCTGAACGCCACGCCGAATGCGCTGGCCTCTTTAGGTGCCGCGTTGTCGATGACGCCGCCGGTTATGCAGGCGCTGCGCACGGTGCACGGGGTGATCCAGCGCTTCAAGCGTTTGTCGACTTCACGCGATGAAAGCCGCTATGAAGTCACTTTGGTTCCGCGTTTGGCGCTGCTGGCGAAAAGCCATCAGCACGCGATTTACCAAAACCTCTCGGTGCCGGAGATCGTGGAAAAGATCCTGCGCGATCGCCACGGTTTCAAAGGGCAAGATTTCCTGTTCACGCTGGCGCACACCTATCCAAAACGTGAACTGGTGATGCAGTACGGCGAAAACGATCTGCAATTTATCAGCCGCCTGCTGGCCGAAATCGGCATCTGGTTCCGCTTCACCGCCGACCCTAAACTCAATATCGACGTCGTGGAATTCTATGACGATCAACAGCATTACCAGTTTGGCACCAGCCTGCCGCTGCGTAATCCGTCGGGCATGAATGACGTCGGCGTTGAATCGGTGTGGGGCTTAACCAGCGCTCATCAGGTGGTCGAAAACCGCGTCACCACCCGAGACTACAACTATCGCCAAGCCCAATCGTGGATGGATGGCGACGTTGACGTTACCCGCGGCGACAAAACCACCTACGGCGAAGCCTATCACTATGCGGATAATTATCTGGCGGCGGGCGACAAAAACAGCCCACAGTCTGAGTCAGAGAGCGGTGCGTTCTATGCGCGCCTGCGTCATGAACGCTATCTGAATCAACAAACCCTGCTGCACGGTTTCACCACTTCGGCGGCGCTGTCGCCGGGGCAGGAGCTCAAAGTGGATGGCGATGCGCCCGAGGCGTTCCGCCAAGGTGCGGTGATCGTGGCTATCAGCAGCAAAGCGCGCCGTGACCAAAGCTACGAAGTTGAATTCACCGCCATCCCGTATTCTGAAAACGTCTGTTTCCGCCCAGAACCTAGCGCCAAGCCAGTGATGGCGGGCACCATTCCGGCTCGCGTCACCAGCACCGTGGTGAATGACACCTACAGCCACATCGACAAAGATGGTCGCTACCGCGTGTCGTTTGATTTTGACCGCGACGAGTGGCAGGCCGGATGTGAAAGCCTATGGGTACGCCAAGCGCGGCCGTATGCCGGTGACACCTACGGTCTACATGCACCGCTGCTGGCGGGCACTGAAGTGGCGATTGCGTTCGAGGAGGGCAACCCCGACCGACCGTACATCGCCTACGCGCTGCACGACTCCAAACACGGCGACCACGTCACGCTGCAAAACTACAAACGCAACGTGCTGCGCACTCCCGCTAACAACAAACTGCGCCTCGACGACGAACGCGGCAAAGAGCACATCAAACTCAGCACCGAATACGGCGGCAAAACCCAGCTCAACCTCGGCCATTTGGTTGACAGCCAAAAACAACAGCGCGGCGAAGGCTTCGAACTGCGCACCGACGACTGGGGCGCGATAAGGGCGGGCAAGGGGATTTTCATCAGCGCCGACGGCCAGCCAAAGGCGGGTGGGAAGGTGTTGGAGATGGATCAGGCGGTAAGCTTGATCAAGGGAGCCATAAGCCAAATGACGGATTGGGGAACCATCACCCAGTCCCATCACAATTTGCAGCCTGAAAGCGAGAGTTTAAAAAACTATCTGACACAAGCAACGCAGCTAACCGGTGCGGCACTTCTGATGAGTGCACCACAGGGAATAGGTGCCGTCAGCCCAGAAACCGTGATGTTACAAAGCGGCAAAGCGCTCTATCTGCAAAGCCAAGGAGAGATAAACTTAGCGAGCGCACAGCGTATTTCTGCAAATTCAAGTCAGGCAATATCGCTATTGGCTCAGCAGGAAGGTATGCGTTTAGTTTCAGGTAAAGGCGCATTAACCATTGAATCCCATGCTGATACGATGGCCTTAACCGCACTGAAAGACGTTACCATACAGTCGGTGCAAGGGCATCTACAGTTGACTGCAAAAAACGGTATCACTATTGGCTGCGGCGGGGCTTATATTCGTTTAACGCCACAGGGTGAGATTGAGATTCACGGGCCAAGCCGTTTAAGTTTGAAAGGTACACACGTTTGGGATACGCCTGCAAGTGAGGATTTTCCTCTACCCGAGCTCCCTCAATCGGTGTGCAAAGAGTGTTTGAAAAAGGCACAGGAAGAAGCTGCCGGATTTGTATTGCGTCAATAG
- a CDS encoding DUF3304 domain-containing protein, translated as MNKTLRNCGGVLMLLALLTTGFTAAARDGASSGANLTGANHTQKEITSFTANGYRGQVGGYTCCVMLPDKWVSGMKVNIEWKSASKNIHSFPGYADEKKYKEWEKSVKDDYVFHSAVVNIPRYDNDSCGLTVHFLPCNKVKATTSCWADGNKNNPIKEPLNMPEPKTCPR; from the coding sequence ATGAATAAAACATTAAGGAATTGCGGTGGTGTACTGATGCTGCTGGCTCTGTTGACGACAGGATTTACTGCAGCAGCGAGAGATGGAGCCTCTAGTGGAGCAAATTTAACCGGTGCGAATCACACTCAAAAAGAGATCACTAGTTTTACGGCAAATGGATATAGAGGGCAAGTGGGAGGCTATACCTGCTGTGTTATGCTGCCAGATAAATGGGTGTCTGGAATGAAGGTAAATATTGAATGGAAATCAGCTTCTAAAAATATACATTCATTTCCTGGCTATGCTGATGAGAAAAAATATAAAGAATGGGAAAAGAGTGTAAAGGATGATTATGTATTTCATTCTGCGGTAGTGAATATTCCTAGATATGATAATGATAGCTGTGGATTAACTGTGCATTTTTTACCCTGCAACAAAGTTAAAGCAACGACATCCTGCTGGGCAGATGGAAATAAAAACAATCCAATAAAAGAGCCATTGAATATGCCGGAGCCAAAAACATGTCCGAGATAA
- a CDS encoding DUF3304 domain-containing protein, producing the protein MKKTIVVRNLVMLVTLLTSGTVVSGESSSGANLTGVNHTQKGISSFMVNDYRGQMGGYSCCIMLPDQWRPGLKVEVKWVSDPNPNEKLPPLGTDEYRTSYAKHAANYKNHSEVVDIPKYNQACDLVIHFLPCDQVKATAICSVYGREDYPIKEPLNMPEPKKCPR; encoded by the coding sequence ATGAAAAAAACGATAGTGGTAAGAAATTTGGTCATGCTTGTCACATTATTAACCTCAGGGACGGTGGTTTCTGGTGAAAGCTCCAGTGGCGCAAATTTAACCGGAGTGAACCATACCCAAAAGGGAATTAGCAGTTTTATGGTCAATGATTATAGGGGGCAAATGGGCGGGTATAGCTGTTGTATAATGCTTCCTGATCAATGGCGGCCGGGTCTAAAAGTAGAAGTTAAATGGGTGTCAGACCCCAATCCCAACGAGAAACTACCACCACTGGGTACTGATGAATACAGAACCTCTTACGCGAAACATGCTGCTAATTATAAAAATCATAGTGAGGTAGTAGATATACCTAAATATAACCAAGCATGTGATTTAGTTATTCATTTTTTACCTTGCGATCAAGTTAAAGCAACGGCGATATGTTCCGTATATGGTAGAGAGGACTACCCAATAAAAGAACCATTGAATATGCCGGAGCCGAAAAAATGTCCGAGATAA
- a CDS encoding DUF3304 domain-containing protein, which produces MNKILRNCGGVLMLLALLTTGFTAAARDGASSGANLTGVNHTQKEITSFTVNGYRGQVGGYTCCVMLQDKWVSGMKVNIEWKSASKNTHSFPGYADERKYKEWEKSVKDDYVFHSAVVDIPKYSKACDLVIHFLPCDQVKATAACSVYGRGDYPIKEPLNMPEPKTCQ; this is translated from the coding sequence ATGAATAAAATATTAAGGAATTGCGGTGGTGTACTGATGCTGCTGGCTCTGTTGACGACAGGATTTACTGCAGCTGCGAGAGATGGAGCTTCTAGTGGAGCAAATTTAACCGGTGTGAACCACACTCAAAAAGAGATCACTAGTTTTACGGTAAATGGATATAGAGGGCAAGTGGGAGGCTATACCTGCTGTGTTATGCTCCAAGACAAATGGGTATCTGGAATGAAGGTAAATATAGAATGGAAATCAGCCTCTAAAAATACGCATTCGTTTCCTGGCTATGCTGATGAGAGAAAATATAAAGAATGGGAAAAGAGTGTAAAGGATGATTATGTATTTCATTCTGCAGTAGTAGATATTCCTAAATATAGCAAAGCGTGTGATTTGGTTATTCATTTTCTACCCTGCGATCAAGTCAAAGCTACTGCGGCATGTTCTGTTTACGGTAGAGGTGACTACCCAATAAAAGAACCATTAAATATGCCGGAGCCGAAAACATGTCAATAA
- a CDS encoding DUF3304 domain-containing protein, translated as MNKTLRNCGGMLVLLTLLTAGCSFASDDDMTGGNLRGVNHTKQGVTRFSVNGYGGFVGGNTCCVLLPNKWNPGMSAVVKWSVDPKPYERLPPLGTDEYRKAYAEHASRYTSHSAMVQIPKYGEKRCGLTVHFLPCNNVKVTTSCWGYGSPEYPIKEPLNMSEPKTCLR; from the coding sequence ATGAATAAAACATTAAGGAATTGCGGTGGCATGCTGGTGCTGTTGACGCTATTGACGGCCGGTTGCTCATTCGCCAGTGACGATGATATGACTGGTGGGAATTTAAGGGGAGTGAATCATACAAAACAAGGGGTAACTCGATTTTCAGTAAATGGTTACGGCGGTTTTGTTGGGGGAAATACATGTTGTGTTTTGTTACCTAATAAATGGAATCCGGGTATGAGTGCGGTGGTTAAATGGAGTGTAGATCCAAAACCATATGAACGATTACCGCCTTTAGGAACGGACGAGTATAGGAAGGCTTATGCGGAGCATGCATCGCGTTATACAAGTCATAGTGCGATGGTTCAGATACCGAAATATGGCGAGAAAAGGTGTGGTCTAACAGTGCATTTTTTGCCCTGTAATAACGTTAAAGTCACAACATCATGCTGGGGATATGGTAGCCCCGAATACCCAATAAAAGAACCTTTAAATATGTCGGAGCCAAAAACATGTCTGAGATAA
- the tssH gene encoding type VI secretion system ATPase TssH, giving the protein MGNNSASLLRRLNPYCAQALAAAATLCQTRAHAEITVEHWLLKLLEQGEGDITVIARRYEWDMDGLWQGLLNHLESLPHTIQGKPQLSDKLQQLIKNAWLDASLQENTDAVRSSHLLAALINKPNLLATDAVWPLLSISTTQLSRLLPLLDAQSEERPELQTGLQHSQHHSEHYSEAQPTPNAESASGQPNASGVSPMQEAHLAVLNKFTLDVTEKARSGGIDPVFGRDMEIRQMVDILSRRRKNNPILVGEPGVGKTALVEGLALRIAEGNVPDSLKTVSVRTLDLGLLQAGAGVKGEFEQRLKNVIEAVQQAPEPVLLFIDEAHTIIGAGNQAGGADAANLLKPALARGELRTIAATTWSEYKQYFERDAALERRFQMVKVDEPDDEMACLMLRGLKERYATHHGVHIQDAAVKAAVTLSRRYITGRQLPDKGVDLLDTASARVRMSLDTVPEQLTQINAQLASLEMEKLAIEQDLVLSSGADSERLGTIEKLSAELLSQQAQLDAQYQQERELTQTLLEVRQDLSRQSERAAIQQQLSEIQGNQPLLSLDVDVRTVANVIADWTGVPLGSLLKDEQTSLLQLEDQLGERVIGQPAALGALAQRLRAAKTGLTSENGPLGVFLLVGPSGVGKTESALALADDLFGGEKSLITINMSEYQEAHTVSQLKGSPPGYVGYGQGGILTEAVRKRPYSVVLLDEVEKAHRDVLNLFYQVFDRGFMRDGEGREIDFRNTVILMTANLGSDELMALLEQQPEASDGMLQELLRPILRDHFQPALLARFQTLIYRPLDAVALRRIVSIKLGQVAKRLQRHYGLTCHIEESLMDTLVEACLLPDTGARNIDSLLNQQILPVLSQQLLQRLAQQRKPNSLTLGYNDEDGITLDFGEKESGDEDRGDELNADKKNANSDGEITAEARVTC; this is encoded by the coding sequence ATGGGAAATAATTCAGCAAGCTTACTGCGTCGGTTAAATCCATATTGTGCTCAGGCGCTTGCCGCCGCCGCCACCTTATGCCAAACCCGCGCCCATGCGGAAATCACGGTAGAACACTGGCTGCTCAAGCTGTTAGAGCAGGGCGAAGGCGACATTACGGTGATCGCTCGCCGTTACGAATGGGACATGGACGGCCTATGGCAGGGGTTGCTGAATCATTTAGAAAGTCTTCCGCATACCATTCAGGGAAAACCACAGCTCTCTGACAAGCTCCAACAGCTGATCAAAAATGCGTGGCTAGATGCATCGTTGCAGGAAAATACCGACGCCGTGCGCTCCTCTCATCTGCTCGCCGCGCTGATTAATAAGCCTAATTTACTGGCGACGGACGCCGTTTGGCCGTTGCTGAGTATCAGCACCACGCAGCTTTCTCGTTTGCTGCCACTGTTAGATGCCCAGTCGGAAGAACGCCCTGAGCTGCAAACTGGATTGCAGCACTCGCAGCATCATTCTGAACATTATTCTGAAGCGCAGCCGACGCCGAATGCCGAATCGGCCTCGGGTCAACCCAACGCCAGCGGCGTTTCGCCGATGCAGGAAGCGCATCTGGCGGTGCTCAACAAATTCACCCTCGACGTCACCGAAAAAGCTCGTTCGGGCGGTATCGACCCGGTATTTGGGCGTGATATGGAAATTCGCCAGATGGTCGATATTCTTTCCCGCCGCCGCAAAAATAACCCGATTCTGGTGGGCGAACCCGGCGTGGGTAAAACCGCGCTGGTGGAAGGTTTAGCGCTGCGTATTGCCGAAGGCAATGTGCCAGACAGCTTAAAAACCGTGAGTGTACGCACGCTGGATCTCGGTTTGCTACAGGCGGGTGCGGGCGTGAAAGGTGAATTCGAACAACGGCTGAAAAACGTCATTGAAGCAGTACAGCAAGCGCCCGAACCGGTGCTGCTGTTTATTGACGAAGCGCACACCATTATCGGCGCGGGCAATCAGGCCGGTGGCGCAGATGCCGCTAACCTGCTGAAACCGGCGCTGGCTCGTGGTGAACTGCGCACCATTGCGGCCACTACCTGGTCTGAATACAAACAATATTTCGAGCGCGACGCCGCGCTAGAACGCCGTTTCCAGATGGTCAAAGTGGACGAGCCCGACGATGAGATGGCGTGCCTGATGCTGCGCGGTTTAAAAGAGCGATACGCAACCCATCACGGCGTGCATATTCAAGATGCGGCGGTGAAAGCGGCGGTCACGCTGTCGCGCCGTTATATCACCGGACGACAACTGCCGGACAAAGGCGTCGATTTACTGGATACCGCCAGCGCCCGCGTGCGTATGAGCTTGGATACCGTGCCTGAACAGCTCACCCAGATTAACGCCCAGTTAGCGTCGCTGGAGATGGAAAAACTGGCTATCGAGCAAGATTTAGTGCTCAGCAGCGGCGCCGACAGTGAACGACTTGGCACGATTGAAAAACTGAGCGCTGAATTGCTCAGCCAACAGGCGCAGCTCGATGCCCAATATCAGCAAGAGCGCGAGCTTACCCAAACGCTGCTGGAAGTGCGCCAAGATCTCAGCCGCCAGTCCGAACGCGCCGCTATTCAACAGCAACTGAGCGAAATTCAGGGCAATCAGCCGCTGCTTTCTCTCGACGTTGACGTGCGCACCGTGGCGAACGTGATCGCCGACTGGACGGGCGTGCCGCTGGGCAGCTTGTTGAAAGATGAACAAACCAGCCTGCTACAGCTGGAAGATCAGCTGGGCGAACGCGTTATCGGCCAACCGGCTGCGCTAGGCGCGCTGGCGCAGCGGTTACGCGCCGCAAAAACCGGTTTAACCTCGGAGAACGGCCCGCTCGGCGTATTCCTGTTGGTTGGCCCGAGCGGCGTGGGCAAAACCGAGAGCGCATTGGCGCTGGCCGATGACCTGTTCGGCGGCGAAAAATCCCTGATCACGATTAATATGTCCGAGTATCAAGAGGCGCACACAGTTTCCCAGCTTAAGGGCTCACCTCCGGGCTACGTGGGCTATGGTCAGGGCGGGATTTTGACCGAGGCGGTGCGCAAGCGACCGTACAGCGTGGTGCTGCTCGACGAAGTTGAGAAGGCGCATCGCGACGTTTTAAACCTGTTCTATCAGGTATTCGACCGTGGCTTTATGCGCGACGGCGAAGGGCGTGAGATCGACTTCCGCAATACTGTCATTTTAATGACCGCCAACTTGGGCAGCGATGAGCTGATGGCGCTGTTAGAACAACAGCCAGAGGCCTCGGACGGCATGCTGCAAGAGCTGCTGCGTCCGATCCTACGCGATCATTTCCAGCCTGCCTTACTCGCCCGTTTCCAGACTTTGATTTATCGCCCGCTAGACGCCGTGGCGCTCCGCCGCATTGTGTCCATCAAATTAGGGCAGGTGGCGAAGCGTCTTCAGCGACATTACGGGCTAACCTGCCACATCGAAGAGAGCCTGATGGACACGCTGGTCGAGGCCTGTCTGCTGCCGGATACCGGCGCGCGCAACATCGACAGCCTGCTTAACCAGCAGATCTTACCGGTGCTTTCTCAGCAGCTATTACAGCGTTTAGCGCAGCAGCGAAAACCGAACAGCCTGACATTGGGTTACAACGACGAAGACGGCATTACGCTGGATTTTGGTGAAAAAGAGAGCGGTGACGAAGATCGCGGTGATGAACTGAACGCTGACAAAAAGAATGCTAACTCAGACGGCGAGATAACCGCCGAAGCGAGGGTGACATGTTAA
- a CDS encoding DUF4123 domain-containing protein: MSEKRQLWLSQIEKVCTTTDLNYIDILVDQAAWQQPIVSSLQRMQPEIKWFSLFDDTPEEGLLEQAPLLMRVQLDIWQHKAWLSELMEHFSGTPRLLMLVSPLSFDLLCEHLKKISVAKWGEQFGLLRFYDTRVFPLLATDVFNLEQKKRLTDIALFWSWMDRDKSPVWLAGSFNPEVNFVMSDFEISLDDNQFERIACMSDAENIASSERFRNNAFSKEHNFSHYYRVAVRITEQGFLGDIADFIEQHHLEC, encoded by the coding sequence GTGAGTGAAAAACGCCAGCTTTGGCTGTCTCAAATCGAAAAAGTGTGTACGACGACGGATTTAAACTATATCGATATTCTTGTCGATCAGGCTGCTTGGCAGCAGCCCATAGTCTCGTCCTTGCAGCGTATGCAACCAGAAATAAAATGGTTTTCGTTATTCGATGATACGCCCGAAGAGGGGCTGCTTGAACAAGCCCCTTTGCTTATGCGTGTTCAACTGGATATATGGCAGCATAAAGCATGGCTGTCTGAGCTAATGGAACATTTCTCTGGAACCCCAAGACTGTTAATGCTGGTTTCACCACTCTCTTTTGATCTGCTGTGCGAGCACTTGAAAAAAATATCCGTCGCTAAATGGGGGGAACAATTTGGCCTGTTGCGTTTTTATGATACCCGCGTATTTCCTCTTTTAGCAACGGATGTTTTTAATCTTGAACAAAAGAAACGGCTAACGGATATTGCCCTTTTTTGGAGCTGGATGGATAGGGATAAATCACCGGTTTGGCTGGCTGGCAGTTTTAATCCAGAAGTGAATTTTGTCATGAGTGATTTTGAGATATCTCTGGATGATAATCAGTTTGAGAGAATTGCCTGTATGAGTGATGCCGAAAATATTGCCAGCTCAGAACGGTTTCGCAATAACGCCTTTTCCAAGGAACATAATTTCTCCCATTACTATCGTGTGGCAGTGCGCATAACCGAACAAGGTTTTCTTGGCGATATTGCTGACTTTATCGAGCAGCACCATTTAGAGTGCTAA